The following proteins are encoded in a genomic region of Candida albicans SC5314 chromosome 4, complete sequence:
- the MYO5 gene encoding myosin 5 (Class I myosin; nonessential; role in cortical actin patch polarity and polar budding; required for hyphal growth, white-opaque switch; regulatory phosphorylation on S366; downregulated on adherence to polystyrene) yields MAIVKRGGRTKTKQQQVPAKSSGGGSSGGIKKAEFDITKKKEVGVSDLTLLSKITDEAINENLHKRFMNDTIYTYIGHVLISVNPFRDLGIYTLENLNKYKGRNRLEVPPHVFAIAESMYYNLKSYGENQCVIISGESGAGKTEAAKQIMQYIANVSVNQDNVEISKIKDMVLATNPLLESFGCAKTLRNNNSSRHGKYLEIKFSEGNYQPIAAHITNYLLEKQRVVSQITNERNFHIFYQFTKHCPPQYQQMFGIQGPETYVYTSAAKCINVDGVDDAKDFQDTLNAMKIIGLTQQEQDNIFRMLASILWIGNISFVEDENGNAAIRDDSVTNFAAYLLDVNPEILKKAIIERTIETSHGMRRGSTYHSPLNIVQATAVRDALAKGIYNNLFEWIVERVNISLAGSQQQSSKSIGILDIYGFEIFERNSFEQICINYVNEKLQQIFIQLTLKAEQDEYVQEQIKWTPIDYFNNKVVCDLIEATRPQPGLFAALNDSIKTAHADSEAADQVFAQRLSMVGASNRHFEDRRGKFIIKHYAGDVTYDVAGMTDKNKDAMLRDLLELVSTSQNSFINQVLFPPDLLAQLTDSRKRPETASDKIKKSANILVDTLSQCTPSYIRTIKPNQTKKPRDYDNQQVLHQIKYLGLKENVRIRRAGFAYRSTFERFVQRFYLLSPATGYAGDYIWRGDDISAVKEILKSCHIPPSEYQLGTTKVFIKTPETLFALEDMRDKYWHNMAARIQRAWRRYVKRKEDAAKTIQNAWRIKKHGNQFEQFRDYGNGLLQGRKERRRMSMLGSRAFMGDYLGCNYKSGYGRFIINQVGINESVIFSSKGEILLSKFGRSSKRLPRIFIVTKTSIYIIAEVLVEKRLQLQKEFTIPISGINYLGLSTFQDNWVAISLHSPTPTTPDVFINLDFKTELVAQLKKLNPGITIKIGPTIEYQKKPGKFHTVKFIIGAGPEIPNNGDHYKSGTVSVKQGLPASSKNPKRPRGVSSKVDYSKYYNRGAARKTAAAAQATPRYNQPTPVANSGYSAQPAYPIPQQPQQYQPQQSQQQTPYPTQSSIPSVNQNQSRQPQRKVPPPAPSLQVSAAQAALGKSPTQQRQTPAHNPVASPNRPASTTIATTTSHTSRPVKKTAPAPPVKKTAPPPPPPTLVKPKFPTYKAMFDYDGSVAGSIPLVKDTVYYVTQVNGKWGLVKTMDETKEGWSPIDYLKECSPNETQKSAPPPPPPPPAATASAGANGASNPISTTTSTNTTTSSHTTNATSNGSLGNGLADALKAKKQEETTLAGSLADALKKRQGATRDSDDEEEEDDDDW; encoded by the coding sequence ATGGCTATTGTGAAAAGAGGTGGTCGtaccaaaacaaaacaacaacaagtacCTGCCAAATCttctggtggtggtagtagtggtggCATCAAAAAAGCCGAATTCGATATtacgaaaaagaaagaagtgGGTGTATCAGATTTAACtcttttatcaaaaattacTGATGAAgcaattaatgaaaatttacaTAAAAGATTTATGAATGATACCATTTACACATATATTGGTCATGTGTTGATTTCTGTCAATCCATTTCGGGATTTAGGAATATACACCCTAGAAAacttaaataaatataaaggAAGAAATAGATTAGAAGTACCACCTCATGTGTTTGCCATTGCCGAATCGATGtattataatttgaaatcataTGGTGAAAATCAATGTGTCATTATATCAGGGGAATCAGGGGCCGGTAAAACCGAAGCagcaaaacaaataatgcAATATATTGCTAATGTTTCCGTTAATCAAGATAATGTTGAAATTTCCAAGATTAAAGATATGGTTTTAGCAACAAATCCACTTTTAGAATCATTTGGTTGTGCTAAAACATTAAGAAATAACAATTCTAGTAGACATGGGAAATATCTCGAAATTAAATTCAGTGAAGGCAATTATCAACCAATTGCAGCTCATATCAccaattatttattagaaaaacaaagagtTGTGTCTCAAATCACTAATGAACGTAATTTCCATATTTTTTACCAATTCACAAAGCATTGTCCTCcacaatatcaacaaatgttTGGTATCCAAGGACCAGAAACTTATGTTTATACTTCAGCAGCTAAATGTATCAATGTCGATGGAGTTGACGATGCAAAAGATTTCCAAGACACTCTTAATGCCATGAAAATCATTGGATTGacacaacaagaacaagacaATATATTTAGAATGTTGGCTCTGATTCTTTGGATAGGTaatatttcatttgttgaagatgaaaatggTAATGCTGCCATTCGTGATGATTCAGTTACAAATTTTGCTGCCTATCTTTTGGATGTTAACCCagagattttgaaaaaagctATCATTGAAAGAACTATTGAAACTAGTCATGGGATGAGACGAGGTTCAACTTATCATTCACCATTAAACATTGTCCAAGCCACTGCTGTACGTGATGCACTTGCCAAGGGGatttataataatcttTTCGAATGGATTGTTGAAAGAGTTAACATTTCATTAGCAGGtagtcaacaacaatcatcGAAATCAATTGGGATTTTGGATATTTATgggtttgaaatttttgaacGTAATTcttttgaacaaatttgTATCAATTATgtcaatgaaaaattacaacaaattttcattcaattgacTTTAAAAGCTGAACAAGACGAATACGTTCAAGAACAAATTAAATGGACtccaattgattatttcaataataaagtgGTGtgtgatttgattgaagCCACTAGACCTCAACCTGGGTTATTTGCCGCattaaatgattcaattaaaactgCACATGCCGATTCAGAAGCTGCCGATCAAGTATTTGCTCAAAGATTAAGTATGGTGGGGGCCAGTAATCGTCATTTTGAAGATCGTAGAGgtaaattcattattaaacaTTATGCTGGTGATGTCACTTATGATGTTGCTGGTATGACcgataaaaataaagatgCCATGTTGCGtgatttattagaattGGTGTCGACTTCtcaaaattcatttattaatcaaGTATTATTCCCACCAGATTTGTTGGCCCAGTTGACCgattcaagaaaaagacCGGAAACCGCATCTGACAAGATTAAAAAGAGTGCTAATATTTTGGTCGATACTTTATCTCAATGTACCCCTTCATATATTAGAACCAttaaaccaaatcaaaCGAAAAAACCTCGTGATTATGATAATCAACAAGTTTTACatcaaattaaatatttgggtttgaaagaaaatgttCGTATTAGACGTGCTGGTTTTGCTTATCGTTCGACATTTGAACGATTTGTTCAAAgattttatttgttatcGCCAGCAACAGGGTATGCCGGTGATTATATTTGGCGAGGAGATGATATTTCTGCCGTTAAAgagattttgaaatcatgTCATATCCCACCTTCAGAATATCAATTAGGGACAACTAAAGTTTTCATCAAGACTCCAGAAACTTTATTTGCCTTGGAGGATATGAGAGATAAATATTGGCATAACATGGCAGCAAGAATTCAACGAGCTTGGAGACGTTATGTTAAGAGAAAGGAAGATGCAGCAAAAACTATTCAAAATGCTTGGAGAATTAAAAAACATGGTAATCAATTTGAGCAATTCCGTGATTATGGTAATGGATTATTACAAGGTAGAAAAGAACGTCGTCGTATGTCGATGTTAGGGTCCCGTGCATTCATGGGTGATTATTTGGGATGTAATTATAAGAGTGGATATGgaagatttattattaatcaagTTGGAATCAATGAATcagtaattttttcttccaagGGTGAAATTTTACTTTCCAAATTTGGTCGTTCTTCCAAAAGATTACCTCGAATTTTCATTGTTACGAAAACCTCAATTTATATCATTGCCGAAGTATTAGTGGAGAAAAGATTACAATTACAAAAGGAATTTACTATTCCAATTAGTGGTATAAATTATCTTGGATTATCGACATTCCAAGATAATTGGGTTGCCATATCATTACATTCTCCTACACCAACTACCCCTGAtgtatttattaatttagaTTTCAAGACTGAATTAGTGgcacaattgaaaaaattgaatcctGGGATCACAATAAAAATTGGTCCtacaattgaatatcaaaaaaaaccaGGTAAATTCCATACTgtcaaatttatcattggTGCAGGTCCAGAAATCCCAAATAATGGTGATCATTATAAATCAGGTACTGTTAGTGTCAAACAAGGATTGCCCGCCAGTAGTAAAAATCCTAAAAGACCAAGAGGGGTTTCTAGTAAAGTTGATTATAGTAAATATTACAATCGAGGAGCAGCAAGAAAAACTGCTGCTGCCGCACAGGCTACACCAAGGTATAATCAACCAACACCAGTTGCTAATTCAGGTTATCTGGCTCAACCGGCATATCCAATACCACAGCAACCACAGCAATACCAACCACAACAgtcacaacaacaaacaccATATCCAACTCAATCATCAATCCCATCCGTTAACCAGAATCAATCCCGTCAACCTCAAAGAAAGgtaccaccaccagcaccaaGCTTACAAGTTTCTGCAGCACAAGCTGCACTTGGGAAATCGCCAACACAGCAAAGACAAACACCAGCTCATAACCCAGTTGCGTCTCCAAATAGACCTGCTTCTACAACCattgctactactactagtCATACAAGTAGACCAGTTAAAAAAACAGCACCTGCTCCTCCAGTGAAAAAGACCGCTCCACCTCCACCTCCACCTACATTAGTTAAACCTAAATTCCCTACATACAAGGCTATGTTTGATTATGATGGATCAGTCGCTGGTTCCATTCCTCTTGTTAAAGATACAGTTTATTATGTTACTCAAGTTAATGGTAAATGGGGTTTGGTTAAAACCATGGACGAAACTAAAGAAGGATGGTCACCTATTGATTATCTCAAAGAATGTTCACCAAATGAAACCCAAAAATCCGCACCACCTCCACCACCTCCTCCTccagcagcaacagcatCTGCAGGGGCTAACGGAGCTTCTAATCCAATTAGTACAACCACCAGCACAAACACTACTACCAGTTCTCATACAACAAACGCAACTCTGAATGGATCATTAGGTAATGGATTAGCTGATGCATTAAAAGCTAAAAAGCAAGAAGAAACTACATTAGCGGGGTCATTAGCAGAtgctttgaaaaaaagacaagGTGCTACTAGAgatagtgatgatgaagaagaagaagacgatgATGATTGGTAG